The Corylus avellana chromosome ca8, CavTom2PMs-1.0 genome has a segment encoding these proteins:
- the LOC132190669 gene encoding la protein 1, with the protein MATPSLDEETTKKVLRQVEFYFSDSNLPRDTFLKKTISESEHGMVDLALICSFTRMRGHLNLENVKPDDVPEDTVKAVAETLKKSTSLKVSEDGKKVGRTTELPKPEDVIEQLDIRTIAASPLGYDVTQEDLENFFGQFSKVNSLRLPRHVGDKRFFCGTALIEFSTEEEAEKVLKQSLVYGGVTLELKPKKDFDIDRARETEEYEKSHSVRGSNRKNNSNAEPNYPKGLIIAFTLKSMSDGGSTEQNGTNDTANDDKIVCKTGGGLDSSKNETRVTEKMAEKNINEDETPGENIENDRKEKVDQNNGLEGEEKETEEIEKSSEGATEMSDEKEEKRTAASFMDDMNVVLREDLKDVFQKYGTVKFIDFKIGAPSGYIRFEEPEAAQKARAAAVLAEQEGLLVKSYIAVLEPVTGEAEKEYWSFLRGNQDKYRENKGNRGRGGKYNRGGKHNRSRENDSARGRPNKAQKVEAA; encoded by the exons GTTGAGTTCTACTTCAGCGACAGCAATCTTCCAAGGGATACTTTTCTCAAGAAAACCATCAGCGAAAGCGAACATGGAA TGGTGGATTTGGCTTTGATATGTTCTTTTACTCGGATGAGAGGTCATCTGAACTTGGAGAACGTGAAGCCTGATGATGTCCCAGAAGATACAGTCAAGGCCGTTGCCGAAACTTTGAAAAAATCTACTTCTCTAAAAGTTTCCGAAGATG GGAAAAAGGTTGGTAGGACAACTGAACTCCCAAAGCCGGAAGATGTAATAGAGCAGTTAGACATAAGAACAATAGCTGCATCACCACTTGGGTATGATGTGACTCAAGAAGATTTGGAGAATTTCTTTGGTCAATTTTCCAAG GTTAATAGTTTGAGACTGCCCCGTCATGTTGGGGACAAGAGGTTCTTTTGCGGTACTGCTTTGATTGAGTTTTCAACAGAGGAAGAAGCTGAAAAGGTTTTGAAGCAAAGCTTGGTTTATGGGGGTGTTACATTAGAACTAAAACCGAA GAAGGATTTTGACATAGATAGAGCAAGAGAGACAGAAGAATATGAGAAGTCTCATTCCGTCAGGGGTTCAAATCGTAAGAATAACTCAAATGCAGAACCAAA CTACCCAAAAGGTTTGATTATTGCATTTACATTAAAGAGCATGTCAGATGGAGGCTCCACAGAACAAAATGGTACCAATGACACGGCCAATGATGATAAAATTGTTTGCAAAACAGGAGGAGGATTAGATTCCTCAAAAAATGAGACTAGAGTAACTGAAAAGATGgctgaaaaaaatattaatgaagaTGAAACCCCTggagaaaatattgaaaatgatAGAAAGGAAAAGGTTGATCAGAATAATGGTTTGGAGggtgaagaaaaagaaactgaaGAAATAGAGAAGTCTTCTGAAGGTGCCACTGAAATGAGTGACGAGAAAGAAGAGAAACGAACTGCTGCTTCCTTCATGGATGACATGAATGTTGTTTTGCGTGAGGATCTGAAGGATGTCTTTCAAAAGTATGGTACAGTCAAG TTCATTGATTTCAAGATTGGAGCACCTTCAGGATACATTCGGTTTGAAGAACCTGAAGCAGCTCAGAAAGCTCGTGCTGCTGCAGTCCTCGCCGAACAAGAGGGTCTCCTTGTTAAGAGTTACATTGCCGTTCTGGAGCCAGTAACTG GTGAGGCTGAAAAGGAGTATTGGAGCTTCCTCCGTGGTAATCAAGATAAGTACCGGGAAAACAAGGGCAACCGAGGAAG GGGAGGAAAATACAATAGAGGTGGGAAACATAATCGCTCTAGAGAAAATGATAGTGCAAGAGGTCGCCCAAACAAAGCTCAGAAAGTTGAAGCGGCATGA